One window of the Amycolatopsis mediterranei genome contains the following:
- a CDS encoding adenylosuccinate lyase family protein, whose protein sequence is MTVDPDSGLLSPVRAGTPAEASTGDEAWVRAMLDAEAALARAQARLGTVPPEAADAITEAAGQARIDVAELARGSRATANPVVGLVKALTAAVGELAPAAAEYVHRGSTSQDIFDTAMMLVADRTLRPLAADLDATAEALAGLARAHRDTTMAGRTLTAHAVPTTFGLKAAGWRQLVLDAAVRIRRVLDGGLPVSLGGAAGTLAAYVEYARLADEPSGGGGGGGGGGGGSTPATVPVPGASMPTAIPDTSTPTAIPRASTPTAVPGASTPASVPGAPEAARDADVGGYVNRLTAAFAEETGLAAPVLPWHSLRTPVADLAGALAFTAGALGKLAVDVETLSRTELGEVAEPAADGRGGSSAMPHKRNPVLATLIRSAALQVPVLAAGVTQSMLAEDERSAGVWHAEWQLIRECLRLTGGAAHTAAELARGLTAAPGRMRANLASTHGLIVSERLSAVLAPLLGKAKAKELLGEASRRAVREDRPLRDVLDELPAITGVLTAAALDELLDPAGYTGAAGALVDRALGDGPQPGGSD, encoded by the coding sequence ATGACCGTCGACCCCGATTCCGGACTCCTGTCCCCGGTGCGGGCCGGTACGCCGGCCGAAGCGTCGACCGGAGACGAGGCCTGGGTGCGCGCGATGCTCGACGCCGAGGCGGCACTCGCGAGGGCGCAGGCGCGGCTCGGGACGGTACCGCCGGAGGCCGCCGACGCGATCACGGAGGCCGCGGGCCAGGCGCGGATCGACGTCGCCGAGCTGGCGCGGGGGTCGCGGGCGACCGCGAACCCGGTCGTCGGCCTGGTGAAGGCGCTGACGGCGGCGGTCGGCGAGCTCGCGCCCGCTGCGGCGGAGTACGTGCACCGCGGCTCGACCAGCCAGGACATCTTCGACACCGCGATGATGCTGGTCGCCGACCGGACGCTGCGGCCGCTCGCCGCCGACCTCGACGCCACGGCCGAGGCGCTGGCCGGGCTGGCCCGCGCGCACCGGGACACGACCATGGCCGGGCGGACGCTGACGGCCCACGCGGTGCCGACGACGTTCGGGCTCAAGGCCGCGGGCTGGCGGCAGCTGGTGCTGGACGCGGCTGTCCGCATCCGCCGCGTGCTCGACGGCGGCCTGCCGGTCTCCCTGGGCGGAGCGGCCGGAACGCTGGCGGCGTACGTCGAGTACGCGCGCCTCGCCGACGAGCCGAGCGGGGGCGGGGGCGGGGGCGGGGGCGGGGGCGGGGGCAGCACACCAGCCACGGTCCCGGTCCCCGGCGCGAGCATGCCCACCGCGATCCCCGACACGAGCACACCCACCGCGATCCCCCGCGCGAGCACGCCCACCGCAGTCCCCGGCGCGAGCACACCCGCCTCGGTCCCCGGCGCGCCGGAGGCTGCTCGCGATGCGGACGTCGGCGGCTACGTGAACCGGCTGACCGCCGCGTTCGCCGAGGAGACCGGGCTGGCCGCTCCGGTGCTTCCGTGGCACTCGCTGCGGACGCCGGTCGCCGACCTCGCCGGTGCGCTCGCGTTCACCGCCGGGGCGCTGGGGAAGCTGGCCGTCGACGTCGAGACGCTCAGCCGGACCGAGCTGGGCGAGGTCGCCGAACCGGCTGCCGATGGGCGGGGCGGCTCCTCGGCGATGCCGCACAAGCGGAACCCGGTGCTCGCGACGCTGATCCGGTCGGCCGCGCTGCAGGTGCCCGTGCTGGCCGCGGGGGTCACGCAGTCGATGCTCGCCGAGGACGAACGGTCGGCCGGGGTCTGGCACGCCGAGTGGCAGCTGATCCGCGAGTGCCTGCGGCTGACCGGCGGTGCCGCGCACACCGCCGCCGAGCTGGCGCGCGGGCTCACCGCGGCGCCCGGGCGGATGCGGGCGAACCTGGCGTCGACGCACGGGCTGATCGTCTCCGAACGGCTCTCCGCCGTGCTCGCGCCGCTGCTCGGCAAGGCGAAGGCCAAGGAGCTGCTCGGCGAGGCCTCCCGGCGGGCGGTGCGTGAAGACCGGCCGCTCCGGGACGTGCTGGACGAGCTGCCCGCCATCACCGGCGTGCTGACCGCGGCCGCGCTGGACGAGCTGCTGGACCCCGCCGGCTACACCGGTGCGGCGGGCGCCCTGGTCGACCGTGCCCTCGGCGACGGGCCGCAGCCGGGCGGTTCGGACTAG
- a CDS encoding TMEM175 family protein, with protein sequence MTSAPSAEDTAGSEARAIAAERLTFFSDAVVAIAITLLALELPLPEGATSAELLRSLGHLRSEYVSFLISFIVIGGHWRAHHRLFNYVTTLGGGLARLTFGWLLMQVIMPFATKVISEEGGFEFRFVFYAVVQVVALTLFLLMAWQIKRNHLYRADTPPELFGKVYRGIGAMIAAFAVSIPVAFFTHWAYACWIVVPLVVSLLSRFRRRTAAA encoded by the coding sequence ATGACCAGCGCCCCGTCCGCCGAGGACACCGCCGGCTCCGAAGCCCGGGCCATCGCCGCCGAGCGGCTGACCTTTTTCTCGGACGCCGTCGTCGCCATCGCGATCACGCTGCTCGCGCTCGAGCTGCCGCTGCCGGAGGGCGCCACCAGCGCCGAACTGCTGCGGTCACTCGGTCATCTCCGGTCCGAATACGTCTCCTTCCTGATCAGCTTCATCGTCATCGGCGGCCACTGGCGCGCCCACCACCGCCTGTTCAACTACGTCACCACGCTCGGCGGCGGGCTCGCCCGCCTCACCTTCGGCTGGCTCCTGATGCAGGTGATCATGCCCTTCGCCACGAAGGTGATCTCCGAAGAGGGAGGGTTCGAATTCCGCTTCGTCTTCTACGCCGTCGTGCAGGTCGTCGCGCTGACGCTGTTCCTCCTCATGGCCTGGCAGATCAAGCGGAACCATCTCTATCGCGCGGACACCCCGCCGGAGCTCTTCGGCAAGGTCTACCGCGGGATCGGCGCGATGATCGCCGCGTTCGCCGTCTCGATCCCGGTCGCCTTCTTCACGCACTGGGCCTACGCGTGCTGGATCGTCGTTCCGCTGGTGGTCAGCCTCCTTTCCCGCTTCCGCCGCCGGACGGCGGCCGCCTGA
- a CDS encoding DinB family protein has translation MTEHMIPVAAPPRLTAPRTDPAPVADERRALTESLDYYRRTFELKCAGLDPAQLAERSVPPSTLTLHGLLRHLTGCERWWFRIQFTGEDVPNLYYSDDDPEQDFTDLGGDVDEAFSLWHAECARSREIVAASSLEQTGIRRSTGEPFTLRWLMLRMIGEYARHIGQADLIRERIDGATGE, from the coding sequence ATGACCGAACACATGATCCCGGTGGCGGCCCCGCCCCGCCTGACGGCCCCCAGAACCGACCCGGCGCCGGTCGCGGACGAGCGCCGGGCCCTGACCGAGAGCCTCGACTACTACCGGCGCACGTTCGAGCTGAAGTGCGCCGGTCTGGACCCGGCGCAGCTGGCCGAACGCTCGGTACCACCGTCCACATTGACCCTGCACGGACTGCTGCGGCACCTCACGGGCTGCGAACGCTGGTGGTTCCGGATCCAGTTCACGGGCGAGGACGTCCCGAACCTCTACTACTCCGACGACGACCCGGAGCAGGACTTCACGGACCTGGGTGGTGATGTCGACGAGGCGTTCTCGTTGTGGCACGCCGAATGCGCGCGCTCCCGGGAGATCGTCGCGGCGAGCTCACTGGAGCAGACCGGCATTCGCCGCAGCACCGGCGAACCGTTCACCCTGCGCTGGCTGATGCTGCGCATGATCGGCGAGTACGCGCGCCACATCGGCCAGGCCGACCTGATCCGCGAGCGGATCGACGGCGCGACCGGCGAATGA
- a CDS encoding DUF11 domain-containing protein, which yields MQRTGRRAAVLAALAAAALGASPAVASAAPPASTIEVSATTVRAGTTFTVTEQLTNPTDFTITGAKAALYVKEKPIADVVDLVSCTGTIAPCAPYLSSFRGGVGDLGAGESRTVTFTLRVKDDVAPGQFTLQHQFAGDNYAFAVEDGPAVTIAPPDEADVKVVLTATPRAGFVAQVDYVIKVSNTGPATATGVRVTAGAGSGRTVVSMAGCTRSGATLTCAIGTLAPGASATAKFTSEGGFFAWGAFTATAQRAASTPADPEAANDKSSKKCTAYTGLFVQC from the coding sequence ATGCAGCGAACCGGACGAAGAGCCGCTGTGCTGGCCGCGCTGGCGGCCGCGGCGCTGGGCGCGTCGCCCGCCGTCGCGTCGGCAGCCCCGCCCGCGAGCACGATCGAGGTCAGCGCGACCACCGTGCGCGCGGGCACCACGTTCACAGTCACCGAACAGCTGACCAACCCGACGGACTTCACGATCACGGGCGCGAAAGCGGCGCTCTACGTGAAGGAGAAGCCGATCGCCGACGTGGTGGACCTGGTCTCCTGCACCGGGACGATCGCGCCGTGCGCGCCGTACCTCAGCAGCTTCCGCGGCGGCGTCGGCGACCTGGGCGCGGGCGAGAGCCGGACGGTGACGTTCACTCTGCGCGTCAAGGATGACGTCGCACCCGGCCAGTTCACGCTCCAGCACCAGTTCGCCGGCGACAACTACGCGTTCGCCGTCGAAGACGGCCCGGCCGTCACGATCGCCCCGCCGGACGAGGCCGACGTCAAGGTCGTGCTGACGGCGACCCCGCGCGCCGGCTTCGTCGCCCAGGTCGACTACGTGATCAAGGTGTCGAACACCGGCCCGGCCACCGCGACCGGCGTCCGCGTGACGGCCGGCGCAGGCTCCGGCCGCACGGTCGTCTCGATGGCGGGCTGCACCCGCTCAGGCGCAACGCTGACCTGCGCGATCGGCACCCTGGCCCCGGGCGCCTCGGCCACGGCGAAGTTCACGTCGGAAGGCGGCTTCTTCGCATGGGGAGCGTTCACGGCGACGGCTCAGCGAGCGGCGAGCACGCCGGCCGACCCGGAGGCGGCCAACGACAAGTCGTCCAAGAAGTGCACCGCGTACACGGGCCTGTTCGTCCAGTGTTGA
- a CDS encoding AAA family ATPase: protein MPGSLLILTGPPGAGKSTVARMVAADGVRPTVHLHTDSFYVWIRTGFVPPYLPEAARQNEVVLGVIAEAACGYARGDFDVVLDGVVGPWALQPFREAAKRDGLDLYYVVLRPSLEATLARGTAREAKELVDVEPLKGMHAAFVGLGALERHVMDTTEQAAEETADAVRRRARSAAFAL from the coding sequence ATGCCTGGTTCCCTGCTGATCCTCACCGGGCCGCCCGGTGCCGGGAAGTCGACCGTTGCGCGGATGGTGGCTGCCGATGGCGTGCGGCCTACCGTGCACCTGCATACCGACAGCTTCTACGTCTGGATCCGGACCGGGTTCGTGCCGCCTTACCTGCCTGAGGCCGCCCGGCAGAACGAGGTCGTGCTCGGGGTGATCGCCGAGGCCGCCTGCGGGTACGCGCGCGGGGACTTCGACGTGGTGCTGGATGGTGTCGTCGGCCCCTGGGCGCTGCAGCCGTTCCGGGAGGCTGCGAAGCGCGACGGTCTGGACCTCTACTACGTCGTGCTGCGACCCAGCCTCGAAGCCACTCTCGCTCGGGGGACGGCCCGCGAGGCGAAGGAACTCGTCGACGTCGAGCCGCTGAAGGGGATGCACGCCGCGTTCGTCGGGCTCGGTGCGCTGGAACGGCACGTCATGGACACCACCGAGCAGGCCGCCGAAGAGACCGCCGACGCCGTTCGCCGCCGGGCGCGCTCGGCCGCGTTCGCGCTCTGA
- a CDS encoding glycosyltransferase family 2 protein encodes MSAAFVLYVCGIIVPYLRHRPTWPGDPTLFRWHFFVPCRDEELVIGDTVRYLRTRFRAAHVWVIDDHSDDRTLDIVRRMQGRGDSQLHVVARRRPHARTGKSDALNAAYRALRAWVGRHDDGANTIVVVVDADGRPAGNCMYVCTAPHLFGDPAMGAVQIDVRMGNRGTAPGSGNRVRRRFGRALVRMQDLEFRTAIAAIQMSRGHTGTIAMGGNGQFTRLSALDSIAGPQRRPWRGSLLEDFELGVHLLTEGWKTGFSVDTHVDQEGLYSMRRFLAQRTRWSQGTMQCARYARRIWKSPHLSTFGAAEMLYYLAQPWMQLLGSVVYPIPLVLLTIHAITEPAVAWAWFTSGAWKFLLAYGVAGMLPFLIWGPVYRKHCEPKSGPLRGIAYGLGYACYIYTFYITVWRAVFRLVRGRNGWAKTRRNTERANTKVVALDR; translated from the coding sequence ATGAGCGCGGCGTTCGTCCTCTACGTCTGCGGAATCATCGTGCCGTACCTGCGGCACCGGCCCACCTGGCCCGGCGACCCAACGCTCTTTCGGTGGCATTTTTTCGTGCCGTGCCGCGACGAGGAGCTCGTCATCGGGGACACGGTCCGGTACCTGCGGACGCGGTTCCGGGCGGCGCACGTCTGGGTGATCGACGACCATTCCGACGACCGCACGCTCGACATCGTCCGCCGGATGCAGGGCCGGGGGGACTCCCAGCTGCACGTCGTCGCCCGCCGCCGTCCGCACGCCCGCACGGGCAAGAGCGACGCGCTCAATGCCGCCTACCGGGCGCTGCGCGCGTGGGTCGGCCGTCACGACGACGGCGCGAACACGATCGTCGTCGTGGTCGACGCGGACGGCAGGCCGGCGGGCAACTGCATGTACGTCTGCACGGCGCCCCACCTCTTCGGCGATCCGGCGATGGGTGCGGTGCAGATCGACGTCCGGATGGGCAACCGGGGCACGGCGCCCGGGTCGGGCAACCGGGTCCGCCGCCGGTTCGGCCGCGCCCTGGTGCGCATGCAGGACCTGGAGTTCCGCACGGCGATCGCGGCGATCCAGATGTCCCGCGGCCACACGGGCACGATCGCCATGGGCGGCAACGGTCAGTTCACCAGGCTGTCCGCCCTCGATTCGATCGCCGGCCCGCAACGCCGCCCGTGGCGCGGCTCGCTGCTCGAGGACTTCGAGCTCGGCGTCCACCTGCTGACGGAAGGCTGGAAGACGGGCTTCAGCGTCGACACGCACGTCGACCAGGAAGGCCTGTACAGCATGCGGCGGTTCCTGGCGCAGCGAACCCGCTGGAGCCAGGGCACGATGCAGTGCGCGCGGTACGCCCGCCGGATCTGGAAGTCCCCGCACCTGAGCACGTTCGGCGCGGCGGAGATGCTGTACTACCTGGCCCAGCCGTGGATGCAGCTGCTGGGCAGCGTGGTGTACCCGATCCCGTTGGTGCTGTTGACGATCCACGCGATCACCGAACCGGCGGTGGCGTGGGCGTGGTTCACGAGCGGCGCGTGGAAATTCCTGCTGGCCTACGGCGTCGCGGGCATGCTGCCGTTCCTGATCTGGGGCCCGGTTTACCGCAAGCACTGCGAGCCGAAGTCCGGGCCGCTGCGCGGAATCGCGTACGGGCTGGGCTACGCGTGCTACATCTACACGTTCTACATCACGGTGTGGCGAGCGGTGTTCCGCCTGGTCCGGGGGCGCAACGGGTGGGCCAAGACGCGTCGCAACACCGAGCGGGCGAACACGAAGGTGGTGGCGTTGGACCGGTGA
- a CDS encoding beta strand repeat-containing protein — protein sequence MHPWAKRGLQSAMLAGGLMMLGTGIASAEEQVNPDLAPSPLDGGASVPIQIRKINLGTPAGEAPLPLDTDTDVTTGTVLHDTSKPLAGALLGNVVKPDVSAPVQITGWAVGAGGDSHVVNDSQQVHRQGGPITTTGEGKPIAGNVVTTPVTAPIGVNNLAFGTLSNATVDGFANQDSTVGGPVTTNGDNGVVSGTIAAVQGALPIGVNNTAAGWGGTGTVNTTTTQGAHSPGQLTTSGRDGVVSGTVAGVPVALPAQVDGTAAAWGGKATANTVNTVLAEAGTSESVLRGAPESGPYVTTAGAGSLVGGTALTPGVAAPVAVNGTSGPWGGLTHADSVNNLNANAGGGTITDGVKSVGGGTAAGAPVALPVNVLGTAGAWGGESFATSENNVGSVAGGELVTDGAGALAAGSVVHPQVAGPAEVNCTTGPWGGITGTTCTNDYSVQAGGGDATDGTKSVASGTVADAPVALPVTGNHNSAAWGGLADAMGASVVDSTAGGDVYTGGGGSLVGGTVAHPQVAEPVVASCNTGAWGGITSTHCTHENTAHAGGGQVTNGDNSIVGGTVADVPATLPAQVCGTAGDWGGISTAECYTTVDSVVGGNTYDHGDNSVGGGNIVGPSLAGDADVICNAGAWGGIPTSSCSNAENVVAGGFQGTSGNNAVAAGNIVDAPLATPVEVLNGAYAWGGIPTSTMTEHKCLTSGGDNNTDDDGGVVSSNIVTAPEAIGAQVMNIAGAWGGNPTSHGDFITHVHTGGADAATGKGGAVAGNVVDQASSLPVQVNTIGATWGGNAEAIGTNVTEFTSGGPNYADGDRGAVAGNVVEAPIGGAGQVSSWAVSWIGGAVTDADNDVSSHAGGTTYTSGVDGAIAGDAVAAPIQPLVQATGQSISLMANTANHTENTYDLVSGGPIVTDGTGGALSGDILSADPQAMPQVYGLGISAIGSATNDVQNDLTATDGGDETTAGSGALSGALLDVPVAADPEVFRWGIGALSTVNNHVDSTVDSHVSGTPTAKPAVQIPVGLVPQVKNVTIPILAEVLNTGTDTTEVMVGRTEAAHIPVELDLTGVLGGVSPLARDDVSSRTDTPGLGADGVGGAMSLLGSGSADAIGKATGALGSVSGRTLGGLPASVAGATGHQARSDVPSLPDLLGGGLLPQLKPPHVALPGVPSAPRADSPVPSVPSLPSVPVVPVLTGLAGSSLLSPVKQPQVALPGVPTQQ from the coding sequence ATGCACCCATGGGCCAAGCGCGGGCTGCAGTCCGCGATGTTGGCCGGCGGCCTGATGATGCTGGGCACCGGCATCGCTTCCGCCGAGGAGCAGGTCAACCCCGACCTCGCTCCGTCGCCGCTGGACGGTGGCGCCTCCGTGCCGATCCAGATCCGCAAGATCAACCTCGGCACCCCGGCCGGCGAAGCGCCGCTGCCGCTCGACACCGACACCGACGTCACCACCGGCACGGTGCTCCACGACACGAGCAAGCCGCTCGCGGGCGCGCTGCTGGGCAACGTCGTCAAGCCCGACGTCTCGGCTCCGGTGCAGATCACGGGCTGGGCGGTCGGTGCGGGCGGCGACTCCCACGTCGTCAACGACTCGCAGCAGGTCCACCGGCAGGGTGGCCCGATCACCACGACGGGTGAGGGCAAGCCGATCGCGGGCAACGTCGTCACCACGCCGGTGACGGCTCCGATCGGGGTCAACAACCTGGCCTTCGGCACGCTGTCCAACGCGACGGTCGACGGCTTCGCGAACCAGGACAGCACGGTCGGCGGCCCGGTGACCACCAACGGCGACAACGGCGTCGTCTCGGGCACCATCGCCGCGGTCCAGGGCGCGCTGCCGATCGGCGTCAACAACACCGCCGCCGGCTGGGGCGGCACCGGCACGGTCAACACCACCACGACCCAGGGTGCCCACTCGCCCGGTCAGCTGACCACCAGCGGCAGGGACGGCGTCGTCTCCGGCACCGTCGCCGGCGTTCCGGTCGCGCTGCCGGCCCAGGTCGACGGGACCGCGGCCGCCTGGGGTGGCAAGGCCACCGCGAACACGGTCAACACGGTGCTCGCGGAGGCCGGAACGTCCGAGTCCGTCTTGCGGGGCGCTCCCGAGAGCGGGCCGTACGTGACCACGGCCGGCGCCGGCTCGCTGGTCGGTGGCACCGCGCTCACCCCGGGCGTGGCCGCTCCGGTCGCGGTGAACGGCACCTCGGGTCCCTGGGGTGGGCTCACCCACGCCGACTCGGTGAACAACCTCAACGCGAACGCCGGCGGTGGCACGATCACCGACGGCGTCAAGTCCGTGGGCGGTGGCACCGCCGCCGGAGCCCCGGTGGCCTTGCCGGTCAACGTGCTCGGCACCGCCGGCGCGTGGGGCGGCGAGTCCTTCGCGACGTCGGAGAACAACGTCGGCTCGGTCGCGGGCGGCGAGCTCGTCACCGACGGCGCCGGCGCGCTGGCCGCCGGCAGTGTCGTCCACCCGCAGGTGGCCGGCCCCGCCGAGGTCAACTGCACGACCGGCCCGTGGGGCGGCATCACCGGCACCACCTGCACCAACGACTACTCCGTGCAGGCGGGTGGCGGCGACGCGACCGACGGCACCAAGTCGGTCGCGAGCGGCACGGTCGCCGACGCGCCGGTGGCGCTGCCGGTGACCGGCAACCACAACTCCGCCGCGTGGGGCGGCTTGGCCGACGCGATGGGCGCCAGCGTCGTCGACTCGACAGCGGGCGGCGACGTCTACACCGGTGGCGGCGGCTCGCTCGTCGGTGGGACGGTCGCGCACCCGCAGGTGGCGGAGCCCGTCGTGGCCTCCTGCAACACCGGCGCGTGGGGCGGCATCACCTCCACGCACTGCACGCACGAGAACACCGCGCACGCCGGTGGCGGCCAGGTGACCAACGGCGACAACTCCATCGTCGGCGGCACCGTCGCCGACGTGCCGGCGACGCTCCCGGCCCAGGTCTGCGGCACCGCGGGCGACTGGGGCGGCATCTCCACCGCCGAGTGCTACACCACCGTCGACTCCGTCGTCGGCGGCAACACCTACGACCACGGCGACAACTCCGTGGGCGGTGGCAACATCGTCGGCCCGTCGCTGGCCGGCGACGCCGACGTCATCTGCAACGCCGGCGCGTGGGGCGGCATCCCGACTTCGTCGTGCTCCAACGCCGAGAACGTCGTCGCGGGTGGCTTCCAGGGCACTTCGGGCAACAACGCCGTCGCCGCGGGCAACATCGTCGACGCGCCGCTGGCGACGCCGGTCGAGGTGCTCAACGGCGCCTACGCGTGGGGCGGCATCCCGACCTCGACGATGACCGAGCACAAGTGCCTCACCTCGGGCGGGGACAACAACACCGACGACGACGGCGGTGTGGTCTCCAGCAACATCGTCACCGCGCCGGAAGCCATCGGCGCCCAGGTGATGAACATCGCCGGGGCGTGGGGCGGCAACCCGACCAGCCACGGCGACTTCATCACCCACGTCCACACCGGTGGCGCGGACGCCGCGACGGGCAAGGGCGGCGCGGTCGCCGGCAACGTCGTCGACCAGGCGAGCTCGCTGCCGGTGCAGGTCAACACGATCGGTGCCACCTGGGGCGGCAACGCCGAGGCGATCGGCACCAACGTCACCGAGTTCACCTCCGGCGGCCCGAACTACGCCGACGGTGACCGGGGTGCGGTGGCCGGCAACGTCGTCGAAGCCCCGATCGGTGGCGCCGGCCAGGTCAGCAGCTGGGCGGTGTCCTGGATCGGCGGCGCGGTCACCGACGCGGACAACGACGTCAGCTCGCACGCCGGTGGCACGACGTACACGTCCGGTGTGGACGGTGCGATCGCCGGTGACGCGGTCGCCGCGCCGATCCAGCCGCTGGTCCAGGCGACCGGTCAGTCGATCTCGCTGATGGCCAACACGGCCAACCACACCGAGAACACCTACGACCTCGTCTCCGGTGGCCCGATCGTCACCGACGGCACGGGCGGTGCGCTCTCGGGCGACATCCTCTCGGCCGACCCGCAGGCGATGCCGCAGGTCTACGGCCTGGGCATCTCGGCGATCGGGTCCGCGACGAACGACGTCCAGAACGACCTGACCGCGACCGACGGCGGCGACGAGACCACGGCCGGCAGCGGTGCGCTCAGCGGCGCCCTGCTCGACGTGCCGGTCGCGGCCGACCCGGAGGTGTTCCGCTGGGGCATCGGCGCGCTGTCGACCGTGAACAACCACGTCGACAGCACGGTGGACAGCCACGTCAGCGGCACGCCGACGGCGAAGCCGGCGGTGCAGATCCCGGTGGGCCTGGTGCCGCAGGTGAAGAACGTGACGATCCCGATCCTGGCCGAGGTGCTCAACACGGGCACCGACACGACCGAGGTCATGGTCGGCCGGACCGAGGCCGCGCACATCCCGGTGGAGCTCGACCTGACCGGCGTGCTCGGCGGGGTGTCGCCGCTGGCCCGTGACGACGTCTCGTCGCGGACCGACACGCCGGGTCTCGGCGCCGACGGCGTCGGCGGAGCGATGAGCCTGCTCGGCAGCGGGTCGGCCGACGCCATCGGCAAGGCCACCGGTGCCCTGGGCTCGGTTTCGGGCCGGACGCTCGGCGGTCTGCCCGCAAGTGTCGCCGGGGCCACCGGTCACCAGGCGCGCAGCGATGTCCCGTCGCTGCCGGACCTGCTCGGTGGCGGTCTGCTGCCGCAGCTCAAGCCGCCCCACGTCGCGCTGCCGGGTGTGCCCAGCGCGCCGCGGGCGGACAGCCCGGTGCCGTCTGTCCCGTCCCTTCCGTCGGTTCCGGTGGTGCCGGTCTTGACCGGTCTGGCCGGCAGCAGCCTGCTGTCGCCGGTGAAGCAGCCGCAGGTCGCGCTGCCGGGTGTGCCGACCCAGCAGTGA
- a CDS encoding SixA phosphatase family protein: MDATRWLIVVRHAKSDWSEGLPDHERPLAARGLRDAPRLGRWLVDEGHVPELVVCSTARRTRETWLRVSDELPAPTPIEYDDDLYGGDVPELLNAVRRTPPEVTTLALVAHEPGVSDVTLHLAGHGEETLPVQAKFPTGAAAVLATTDPWDALRTARLVAFFRPRDFTG; this comes from the coding sequence ATGGACGCGACCAGGTGGCTCATCGTTGTCCGGCATGCGAAGTCGGACTGGTCGGAGGGCTTGCCCGACCACGAGCGGCCCCTCGCGGCCCGCGGCCTTCGTGACGCGCCTCGGCTCGGCCGGTGGCTTGTCGACGAGGGGCACGTTCCCGAGCTGGTCGTCTGCTCCACCGCGCGTCGCACCCGGGAAACCTGGCTGCGCGTGAGCGACGAACTCCCTGCGCCGACGCCCATCGAGTACGACGACGACCTCTACGGCGGCGATGTCCCCGAGCTGCTGAACGCCGTCCGCCGGACGCCGCCCGAGGTCACCACGCTCGCGCTGGTCGCGCACGAGCCCGGGGTCAGCGACGTGACGCTGCACCTCGCCGGGCACGGGGAAGAGACGCTGCCGGTCCAGGCCAAGTTCCCCACCGGTGCCGCGGCCGTGCTCGCGACCACGGATCCCTGGGACGCTCTCCGCACCGCCCGGCTCGTCGCCTTCTTCCGGCCGCGCGACTTCACCGGCTGA
- a CDS encoding alginate lyase family protein codes for MVFRHTVVAAVAALGLVASFATPAEAASRPTGCTVPVIGPVCAPATAVLDGNQLLRTKFAALVGERTSRTALNNLLTAARSDLTAGPWSVTSKKQVPPSGDKHDYLSLAPYWWPTTQPTAENPWGCPFVQRDGQRNPIVDEITDHAYRGEAFAAIYRLALAWYYTGDARYARRAALDLRTWFLDAATKMNPNMNFAQGIPCKVDGRGIGIIEFSYTLSQVVDATAILATGAPGWTKADQAGMTGWYTQFLDWLRTSKNGTDEAKAQNNHGSFYDMLVAALALGTGQRDVAAAIARDAGPQRIAPQIQAKGLQTQETSRTRSWHYCPAPEIRYLIVGCGDGGSWTVQGRAG; via the coding sequence ATGGTTTTCCGCCACACCGTCGTGGCCGCGGTCGCCGCACTCGGCCTCGTCGCCTCCTTCGCCACGCCGGCCGAGGCCGCGTCGCGACCCACCGGCTGCACCGTCCCGGTCATCGGGCCGGTGTGTGCACCCGCCACCGCCGTTCTCGACGGCAATCAGCTGCTTCGCACGAAGTTCGCCGCGCTCGTCGGCGAAAGGACGTCTCGCACCGCGCTGAACAACCTGCTCACGGCCGCGAGAAGCGACCTGACGGCGGGTCCGTGGAGCGTCACGTCGAAGAAACAGGTCCCGCCCAGCGGGGACAAGCACGACTACCTGAGCCTGGCGCCCTACTGGTGGCCGACGACGCAGCCGACCGCCGAAAACCCGTGGGGCTGCCCGTTCGTGCAGCGCGACGGCCAGCGCAACCCGATCGTCGACGAGATCACCGACCACGCCTACCGCGGCGAGGCGTTCGCCGCGATCTACCGGCTCGCGCTCGCCTGGTACTACACCGGGGACGCGCGCTACGCCCGGCGCGCGGCGCTCGACCTGCGCACGTGGTTCCTCGACGCGGCCACGAAGATGAACCCGAACATGAACTTCGCCCAGGGCATCCCGTGCAAGGTGGACGGCCGCGGGATCGGCATCATCGAGTTCTCCTACACGCTGAGCCAGGTCGTCGACGCCACCGCGATCCTGGCCACCGGCGCGCCCGGCTGGACGAAGGCCGACCAGGCCGGCATGACCGGCTGGTACACGCAGTTCCTGGACTGGCTGCGCACCAGCAAGAACGGGACCGACGAAGCCAAGGCTCAGAACAACCACGGCAGCTTCTACGACATGCTCGTCGCCGCGCTCGCCCTCGGCACGGGGCAGCGGGATGTGGCCGCGGCCATCGCTCGGGACGCCGGGCCGCAGCGGATCGCGCCGCAGATCCAGGCGAAGGGCTTGCAAACCCAGGAGACGAGCCGGACGCGCAGCTGGCACTACTGTCCTGCGCCTGAAATCCGCTATCTAATTGTAGGATGCGGTGATGGCGGGTCGTGGACGGTCCAAGGTCGAGCTGG